One window of the Triticum dicoccoides isolate Atlit2015 ecotype Zavitan chromosome 3B, WEW_v2.0, whole genome shotgun sequence genome contains the following:
- the LOC119274499 gene encoding uncharacterized protein LOC119274499, protein MESSSSSLLLSSYTGGNKRAREADLDAASSAEAEAAKRMRPEDLLDLLDDDADAAAAGDLASVMRSLEEEICAGDLAPPQPELGFLLEASDDELGLPPAAAAASSSSDDAGGWEPEEPAGVFGEQIWGFEDEIDGAYAFGGVASSPEAAAAAAAAAAEWGDDGFDAGLFGFGDESFGPSDLAVLRQETMPAV, encoded by the coding sequence ATGGAGAGCTCCTCCTCGTCTCTGCTGCTGAGCTCGTATACCGGCGGCAACAAGAGGGCCAGGGAGGCCGACCTGGACGCGGCCTCGTCCGCCGAGGCGGAGGCCGCCAAGAGGATGCGGCCCGAGGACCTGCTGGACCTGCTCGACGACGACGCCGACGCCGCGGCGGCCGGCGACCTGGCCTCCGTCATGCGCAGCCTGGAGGAGGAGATATGCGCCGGCGACCTGGCCCCGCCGCAGCCCGAGCTGGGCTTCCTGCTCGAGGCCTCGGACGACGAGCTCGGCCTGCcgccggcggcggccgcggcgtcctcctcgtcgGACGACGCCGGGGGCTGGGAGCCGGAGGAGCCCGCCGGCGTCTTCGGGGAGCAGATCTGGGGCTTCGAGGACGAGATTGATGGGGCCTACGCCTTCGGCGgcgtcgcctcctcgccggaggcggcagcggctgccgccgcggcCGCGGCCGAGTGGGGCGACGACGGCTTCGACGCCGGCCTGTTCGGGTTCGGCGACGAGTCCTTCGGGCCGTCCGATCTCGCCGTGCTCCGCCAGGAGACCATGCCGGCCGTTTGA